From a region of the Gammaproteobacteria bacterium genome:
- the dnaQ gene encoding DNA polymerase III subunit epsilon encodes MDNARQIVLDTETTGLEPGAGHRIVEIACLELVGRTLTGEQFHRYVNPGRKSDPRALEVHGLSDAFLADKPRFGEIREHLCEFVRGAEVIIHNAEFDLAFLDAEMERLGLPGFVEQTNCKVCDSLALARNEFPGLQNSIDALSDRFSIDRSSRDEHHGALVDADLLARIYLAMTGGQTAMFIQAHGASGDENLPQLAGLGGAQAGGLPVIPASPGETARHGKFLDRLERESRKGCIWPKN; translated from the coding sequence GTGGACAACGCGCGCCAAATCGTTCTCGACACCGAAACCACGGGGCTGGAGCCGGGCGCCGGCCACCGCATCGTTGAAATCGCCTGCCTTGAACTGGTCGGGCGCACGCTGACCGGCGAGCAATTCCACCGCTATGTCAATCCCGGGCGCAAGAGCGACCCGCGCGCGCTGGAGGTGCACGGGCTGAGCGATGCGTTTCTGGCCGACAAGCCGCGCTTCGGGGAAATCCGCGAGCACCTTTGCGAGTTTGTGCGCGGCGCCGAGGTGATTATCCACAACGCCGAATTCGACCTCGCCTTTCTGGACGCCGAAATGGAGCGGCTCGGCCTGCCAGGCTTTGTCGAGCAGACCAACTGCAAGGTGTGCGACTCGCTGGCGCTGGCGCGCAACGAGTTTCCGGGCCTGCAAAACAGCATTGACGCGCTGAGCGACCGTTTCTCGATTGACCGCTCGTCGAGGGACGAGCACCACGGCGCGCTGGTGGACGCCGACCTGCTCGCCAGAATCTATCTGGCGATGACCGGCGGGCAGACGGCGATGTTTATCCAGGCGCACGGCGCCTCCGGGGACGAAAACCTGCCGCAACTGGCCGGTCTCGGCGGCGCGCAGGCCGGCGGCCTGCCGGTCATTCCGGCCAGCCCCGGCGAGACCGCGCGGCACGGGAAGTTTCTCGACAGACTGGAGCGCGAATCGCGCAAGGGTTGTATTTGGCCCAAAAACTGA
- the rnhA gene encoding ribonuclease HI, with translation MPEARLDIYIDGACSRNPGPGGWAAILIYQGREKVVSGGEMDTTNNRMELQAAIGALSAVRRRCPLRVVTDSQYVKNGVEQWLARWKKNGWKTSDKKPVKNMDLWQELDRLTQRFDIDWRWVRGHSGHPQNERVDQLAKRNIPGGA, from the coding sequence ATGCCCGAGGCGCGCCTTGACATCTACATTGACGGCGCCTGCTCGCGCAATCCGGGGCCGGGAGGCTGGGCCGCAATCCTGATTTACCAGGGGCGCGAGAAGGTGGTCAGCGGCGGCGAGATGGACACGACCAACAACCGGATGGAGTTGCAGGCCGCCATCGGCGCGCTGTCGGCGGTGCGGCGGCGCTGCCCGCTGCGCGTCGTCACCGATTCGCAGTATGTGAAAAACGGCGTTGAGCAGTGGCTTGCGCGCTGGAAGAAAAACGGCTGGAAGACCTCCGACAAAAAGCCCGTCAAGAACATGGATTTGTGGCAGGAACTCGACCGGCTGACGCAGCGTTTCGACATTGACTGGCGCTGGGTGCGCGGCCACAGCGGGCACCCGCAGAACGAGCGCGTGGATCAGTTGGCGAAGCGGAATATTCCCGGGGGGGCATGA
- a CDS encoding methyltransferase domain-containing protein: MMGLFHKHDALHLTLPQVSPLLSPWYHEDYGGKLLEDTEAVVADWVEQAVGYFALDIRSFESGRRWLDNGLIHSHFAISCARQADSQVVGDFSRLPIDSGSLDLVVAHHVLEFCTDPHEFLREVDRTLIPEGRLIVVGFNPLGVHGLLKWFKPRLAPPWGGRFYPALRVREWLSVLGFDVEKTRYFAFPFSFSKKRAGRRASRLCRRVLPFSGALFALLAVKRLSRVVPVAGSWSPGKVLAGKSVQPTTFERSAPRLSHGGEKNARGAP; this comes from the coding sequence ATGATGGGACTCTTTCACAAACACGACGCCCTGCACCTGACGCTGCCGCAGGTGTCGCCGCTGCTGTCGCCGTGGTACCACGAGGACTACGGCGGCAAACTGCTGGAGGACACCGAGGCCGTCGTGGCGGACTGGGTGGAGCAGGCGGTCGGCTATTTCGCGCTCGACATCCGCTCGTTCGAGTCCGGGCGCCGGTGGCTCGACAACGGCCTCATTCACTCGCATTTCGCGATCAGTTGCGCGCGCCAGGCGGACAGCCAGGTGGTGGGGGATTTTTCGCGGCTGCCGATTGACTCCGGCAGCCTCGACCTCGTCGTCGCGCACCATGTTCTGGAGTTCTGCACCGACCCCCACGAATTCCTGCGCGAAGTGGACCGCACGCTGATTCCGGAAGGGCGGCTGATTGTCGTCGGCTTCAACCCGCTCGGCGTCCACGGCCTGCTGAAATGGTTCAAGCCGCGCCTGGCGCCGCCGTGGGGCGGGCGTTTCTACCCGGCGCTGCGCGTCAGGGAATGGCTTTCGGTGCTCGGCTTTGATGTCGAGAAAACGCGCTATTTCGCGTTCCCTTTTTCGTTCTCGAAAAAGCGCGCGGGGCGGCGGGCGTCGCGGCTGTGCCGGCGGGTTCTGCCGTTCAGCGGCGCGTTGTTCGCGCTGCTCGCGGTCAAGCGCCTGTCGCGGGTCGTCCCGGTCGCCGGCTCGTGGTCGCCCGGCAAGGTGCTGGCGGGCAAAAGCGTGCAGCCGACGACATTTGAACGCAGCGCGCCGCGTCTTTCGCACGGAGGGGAGAAAAATGCCCGAGGCGCGCCTTGA
- a CDS encoding ABC transporter ATP-binding protein, whose amino-acid sequence MEPLLSVRGLRVETAAPGRRETLLRDIAFDIGPGESFALLGESGSGKSLTALSILRLLPDGLRVRGGAVRLHGRNLLRRPEMAMREVRGGSIGMIFQEPMTSLNPVLTAGRQLTEALGLHRGARGRDARRTALQLLGEVGIDDAERVFASHPHELSGGMKQRVMIAAALAGEPELLIADEPTTALDVTIQAQVLDLLKKLQADRGMAMLFISHDLSVVSSIAGRIAVMRDGEILEQAGAGEFFSRARHDYSRRLCTMLPGRDKRGLSLFDGARLPPPQGGEPLAEVRNLAVHFPVRKGVFKRTVGHIKAVDGVSFALRRGRTLALVGESGSGKTTIARALLGLVEPTAGELRLEQPGGAARGAGNAWQRLRRRAQIVFQDPFSSLNPKMQVEQLVGEGLRARHAARGGALRERVAALLAQVGLSPDCMHRHPHQFSGGQRQRICIARALAVEPELIIWDEPTSALDVSVQARILDLFLRLQADLGLSYLFITHDISVVAYMAHEVAVVYRGRIVEQGQTEPLLDAPGHRYTRELLSAVPALPAFAA is encoded by the coding sequence ATGGAACCGCTCCTGAGCGTGCGCGGTTTGCGCGTCGAGACGGCGGCGCCGGGGCGGCGCGAGACGCTGCTGCGGGACATCGCGTTCGACATCGGCCCCGGCGAAAGTTTCGCGCTGCTCGGCGAGTCGGGTTCCGGCAAGTCGCTGACGGCGCTGTCCATCCTGCGCCTGCTGCCCGACGGCCTGCGCGTGCGCGGCGGCGCGGTGCGGCTGCACGGCCGGAATCTGCTGAGGCGCCCCGAGATGGCGATGCGCGAGGTGCGCGGCGGCAGCATCGGCATGATCTTCCAGGAGCCGATGACCTCGCTGAACCCGGTGCTGACGGCGGGCCGCCAGTTGACCGAGGCGCTCGGCCTGCACCGCGGCGCGCGCGGGCGCGACGCGCGGCGCACGGCGCTGCAACTGCTGGGCGAGGTCGGCATTGACGACGCCGAGCGCGTGTTCGCCTCCCACCCGCACGAGTTGTCGGGCGGCATGAAACAGCGGGTGATGATCGCGGCGGCGCTCGCCGGCGAGCCCGAGTTGCTGATTGCCGACGAACCGACGACCGCGCTCGATGTCACGATACAGGCGCAGGTGCTCGACCTGCTGAAAAAACTGCAAGCCGACCGCGGCATGGCGATGCTGTTCATCTCGCACGACCTGTCGGTGGTCTCGTCCATCGCCGGGCGCATCGCGGTGATGCGCGACGGCGAGATTCTGGAGCAGGCCGGCGCCGGCGAATTTTTCAGCCGCGCGCGCCACGACTACAGCCGCCGCCTGTGCACGATGCTGCCGGGGCGCGACAAGCGCGGCCTGTCGCTGTTTGACGGCGCGCGCCTGCCGCCGCCGCAAGGCGGCGAACCACTGGCCGAGGTGCGTAATCTCGCGGTTCATTTTCCGGTCAGGAAGGGCGTGTTCAAGCGCACCGTCGGCCACATCAAGGCCGTGGACGGCGTTTCGTTCGCGCTGCGGCGCGGGCGCACGCTGGCGCTGGTCGGCGAATCCGGCAGCGGCAAGACGACGATTGCGCGCGCGCTGCTCGGCTTGGTCGAGCCGACCGCGGGCGAACTGCGCCTTGAGCAGCCGGGCGGCGCCGCGCGCGGCGCCGGCAACGCCTGGCAACGGCTCAGGCGCCGCGCGCAAATCGTCTTTCAGGATCCGTTCTCGTCGCTGAATCCGAAAATGCAGGTCGAGCAACTGGTCGGCGAGGGCTTGCGCGCGCGCCACGCCGCGCGCGGCGGCGCGCTGCGCGAACGGGTGGCGGCGCTGCTGGCGCAGGTCGGCCTGTCGCCCGATTGCATGCACCGCCACCCGCACCAGTTTTCCGGCGGCCAGCGCCAGCGCATCTGCATCGCGCGGGCGCTCGCGGTGGAGCCGGAGTTGATCATCTGGGACGAGCCGACCAGCGCGCTCGATGTCTCGGTGCAGGCGCGCATTCTCGACCTGTTCCTGCGGTTGCAGGCCGACCTCGGCCTGAGTTATCTGTTCATCACGCACGACATCTCGGTGGTGGCCTACATGGCGCACGAAGTGGCCGTGGTGTACCGCGGGCGCATCGTCGAGCAGGGGCAAACCGAGCCGCTGCTGGACGCGCCGGGCCACCGTTACACGAGGGAATTGCTGTCGGCGGTGCCCGCGCTGCCCGCTTTTGCCGCATAA
- a CDS encoding ABC transporter permease, whose amino-acid sequence MPVVLLTDAFFFALIALTALYAFYVSRRPHLQAAWRKLARDRSAMVSLTVIAFYFAVALLDSLHFRPLIETAETARNGEAVYSNEVVSVFDRLVSPLGERFEKTYSGPLAVHAYVKEMVEEDGVRRHVYPRLEHGGAALADPGRAAADIAWRAAVWGLAGLLSCAALLALLCLAVAGPRRAPAAMRAVVCNTTGGLPLRAVAITVALIVVAIFIVVGIGREYHVLGTDKIGGDVLYQALKSVRTGFLIGTLTTLIMLPFALALGVCAGYFLGWVDDVIQYLYTTLNSIPGVLLVAAMVLMLQLYMDQHGDRFNDLVTRADTRLLFLCAILGITSWTGLCRLLRAETLKVREMDYIDAARALGVARPLILLRHVLPNVMHIVVITVALDFSGLVLAEAVLSYVNIGVDPTMHSWGNMINSARLEMAREPAVWWPLLAAMVFLFGLVLCANLFADGVRNAFDPRSEWNRS is encoded by the coding sequence ATGCCGGTGGTGCTGCTGACCGACGCCTTCTTCTTCGCGTTGATTGCGCTGACGGCGCTCTATGCGTTTTATGTGTCGAGAAGGCCGCACCTGCAAGCCGCCTGGCGCAAACTGGCGCGCGACCGCTCGGCGATGGTGTCGCTGACGGTCATCGCGTTCTACTTCGCCGTCGCGCTGCTCGACTCGCTGCATTTCAGGCCGCTCATCGAGACCGCCGAAACCGCAAGGAACGGCGAGGCCGTCTATTCCAACGAGGTCGTCAGCGTGTTTGACCGGCTGGTGTCGCCGCTCGGCGAGCGTTTCGAGAAGACCTATTCCGGGCCGCTGGCGGTGCACGCCTATGTCAAGGAAATGGTCGAGGAGGACGGCGTGCGCCGGCATGTCTATCCGCGCCTGGAGCACGGCGGCGCCGCGCTGGCGGACCCGGGCCGGGCGGCGGCGGACATCGCCTGGCGCGCCGCCGTGTGGGGCCTCGCCGGGCTGCTGTCGTGCGCCGCATTGCTGGCGCTGCTGTGCCTCGCGGTGGCCGGGCCGCGGCGCGCGCCGGCGGCGATGCGCGCCGTCGTCTGCAACACCACCGGCGGCCTGCCGCTGCGCGCCGTCGCTATTACCGTCGCGCTGATTGTGGTCGCGATTTTTATCGTCGTCGGGATTGGCCGCGAATACCATGTGCTCGGCACCGACAAGATCGGCGGCGATGTGCTGTACCAGGCGCTCAAGAGCGTGCGCACCGGCTTTCTGATTGGCACGCTGACGACGCTGATCATGCTGCCCTTCGCGCTGGCGCTCGGCGTCTGCGCCGGTTATTTCCTGGGATGGGTGGACGATGTCATCCAGTATCTCTACACGACGCTGAACTCGATTCCGGGCGTGCTGCTGGTGGCGGCGATGGTGCTGATGCTGCAACTGTACATGGACCAGCACGGCGACCGCTTCAACGACCTGGTGACGCGCGCCGACACGCGGCTGCTGTTTCTGTGCGCCATCCTGGGGATTACCAGTTGGACCGGGCTGTGCCGGCTGCTGCGCGCCGAAACGCTGAAAGTCAGGGAAATGGACTACATTGACGCGGCGCGCGCGCTCGGCGTCGCCCGCCCGCTGATACTGCTGCGCCATGTCCTGCCGAATGTGATGCACATCGTCGTCATCACCGTCGCCCTCGACTTCAGCGGCCTGGTGCTGGCCGAGGCGGTGCTGTCGTATGTCAACATCGGCGTTGACCCGACGATGCACAGTTGGGGCAACATGATCAACAGCGCGCGCCTTGAGATGGCGCGCGAGCCGGCGGTGTGGTGGCCGCTGCTCGCCGCCATGGTGTTTCTTTTCGGGCTGGTGCTGTGCGCCAACCTGTTCGCCGACGGCGTCCGCAACGCGTTCGATCCGAGGAGCGAATGGAACCGCTCCTGA
- a CDS encoding ABC transporter permease: protein MIAYIVRRALYALPILVGVNILTFSLFFIVNSPDDIARMHLGHRHVTQEQVDLWKRDRGYDRPLFYNAGAPGGSRLSDTIFFDESLRLFVFDFGRSDSGRDIGYDIRQRMWPSLAIAVPTLLIGILVNITFALVMVFFRATYVDFWSVMLCIVLMSVSGLFYIIGGQYAVGKLLKLVPISGYDGGWSAFRFVLLPVVIGVVSGIGAGSRWYRTIFLEEAGKDYVRTARARGVGEFAILFRHILPNALIPILTGVVVILPLLFMGSLIIESFFGIPGLGSYTIDAIARQDFSIVRSMVFLGSVLYIAGLLLTDISYTFVDPRVRLN from the coding sequence GTGATCGCCTACATCGTCCGCCGCGCGCTGTATGCGCTGCCGATTCTGGTCGGCGTCAACATACTGACATTCTCGCTGTTCTTCATCGTCAACTCGCCCGACGACATCGCGCGCATGCACCTGGGGCACCGCCATGTGACGCAGGAGCAGGTGGATTTGTGGAAGCGCGACCGCGGCTACGACCGCCCGCTGTTCTACAACGCCGGCGCGCCGGGCGGGTCGCGTCTGTCCGACACGATTTTCTTCGACGAGTCGCTGCGCCTGTTCGTGTTTGACTTCGGGCGCTCCGACAGCGGCAGGGACATCGGCTACGACATCCGCCAGCGCATGTGGCCGAGCCTCGCCATCGCGGTGCCGACGCTGCTGATCGGCATTCTCGTCAACATCACCTTCGCGCTGGTCATGGTCTTCTTCCGCGCGACCTATGTGGATTTCTGGTCGGTGATGCTGTGCATCGTGCTGATGTCCGTGTCCGGGCTGTTCTACATCATCGGCGGCCAGTATGCGGTCGGCAAGTTGCTGAAACTGGTGCCGATATCGGGTTACGACGGCGGCTGGTCGGCGTTTCGCTTCGTGCTGCTGCCGGTCGTCATCGGCGTCGTCTCCGGCATCGGCGCCGGCAGCCGCTGGTACCGGACGATTTTTCTCGAGGAGGCGGGCAAGGATTATGTCCGCACCGCGCGCGCCAGGGGGGTGGGTGAATTCGCGATTCTGTTCCGCCACATCCTGCCGAACGCGCTGATACCGATTCTGACCGGCGTCGTCGTCATATTGCCGCTGCTGTTCATGGGCAGCCTGATTATCGAGTCTTTCTTCGGCATTCCCGGCCTCGGCAGTTACACGATAGACGCGATTGCGCGCCAGGACTTTTCCATTGTGCGCTCGATGGTTTTTCTCGGCTCGGTGCTGTACATCGCCGGTTTGCTGCTGACCGACATTTCCTACACTTTTGTCGATCCGCGGGTGAGGCTGAACTGA
- a CDS encoding ABC transporter substrate-binding protein: MTAPLRICRICRVCVVAAAALSLAGCGEGAWNNPYAGAADGDILYSGFSERPKHFDPARSYSSNEYAVLGQVVEPVLHYHYLKRPYELQPLTAAVMPRVTHFDAGGRVTRDDGAVATTAYDIEIRPGIRYQPHPAFARKAGGGYRYRPVTEAQLDDVHELSDFAETGSRELRAADYAYQIKRLADPAVHSPIAGILARHLVGFADLRARLTEARKTLAPGAWLDLRAFDMEGVTVLGPHRYRVMVRAGYPQFIYWLAMPFFAPMPWEADAFHSQPGFEERNLTLDWYPVGTGAYMLTENNPNLRMVLERNPNFRADHYPLEGEDGDAARGLLKDAGARLPFIDKVIYSLEKENIPYWNKFLQGYYDRAGISSDSFDQAVQLGQGGEFELTEGMRARGIRLSVAYSTSIYYTGFNMLDPVVGGDSERARKLRLALSIAMDTGEFISIFQNGRGIPAQGPLPPGIFGHRDGEAGVNRRVYDWRGGRAVRKPLAEARRLLAEAGYKDGMDRETGKPLVLYFDATGIGPDAKSWLNWVRKQFAKLDLQLVMRNTDWNRFQDKMREGNAQIFRLGWNADYPDPENFFFLLYGPNSKVAHQGENAANYRNPRFDRLFEEMRSLPNTPRRLELIDEMNEVLRRDAPWIWGFHPKSFVLHHEWLANAKPNLMAHNGLKYLKLDSARRARLRDEWNRPRTGPVAVLAGALALFLMPAVAIYRRRRRETVL; the protein is encoded by the coding sequence ATGACCGCCCCTCTCCGAATCTGCCGAATCTGCCGGGTCTGCGTCGTTGCCGCGGCGGCGCTGTCGCTGGCGGGCTGCGGCGAAGGCGCGTGGAACAACCCCTACGCCGGCGCCGCCGACGGCGACATCCTGTATTCGGGGTTTTCCGAGCGCCCCAAGCATTTTGATCCGGCGCGCTCCTACAGTTCCAACGAGTACGCGGTGCTGGGGCAGGTCGTTGAGCCGGTGCTGCACTACCACTACCTGAAACGCCCGTATGAATTGCAGCCGCTGACGGCGGCGGTGATGCCGCGGGTGACGCACTTCGACGCCGGCGGGCGCGTCACGCGCGACGACGGCGCCGTCGCCACCACCGCCTACGACATTGAGATACGGCCCGGCATCCGCTACCAGCCGCACCCGGCCTTCGCGCGCAAGGCGGGCGGCGGCTACCGTTACCGGCCCGTCACCGAGGCGCAACTGGACGATGTGCACGAACTGTCGGACTTCGCCGAGACCGGCAGCCGCGAACTGCGCGCCGCCGACTACGCCTACCAGATCAAGCGCCTCGCCGACCCCGCCGTGCACTCGCCGATTGCCGGCATCCTCGCCCGCCACCTTGTCGGTTTCGCCGATTTGCGCGCGCGCCTGACCGAGGCGAGAAAGACGCTCGCGCCGGGCGCGTGGCTGGATTTGCGCGCGTTTGACATGGAGGGCGTCACGGTGCTCGGGCCGCACCGCTACCGGGTCATGGTGCGCGCCGGTTACCCGCAGTTCATCTACTGGCTGGCGATGCCCTTCTTTGCGCCGATGCCGTGGGAGGCCGACGCTTTTCACAGCCAGCCCGGCTTTGAGGAGCGCAACCTGACGCTCGACTGGTACCCGGTCGGCACCGGCGCCTACATGCTGACCGAGAACAACCCGAACCTGCGGATGGTGCTGGAGCGCAACCCCAACTTCCGCGCCGACCACTACCCGCTTGAAGGCGAGGACGGCGACGCCGCGCGCGGCCTGCTGAAAGACGCCGGCGCCAGGCTGCCGTTCATCGACAAGGTCATCTACAGCCTGGAGAAGGAGAATATTCCCTACTGGAACAAGTTTCTGCAGGGTTACTACGACCGCGCCGGCATCAGTTCCGACAGTTTCGACCAGGCGGTGCAGTTGGGGCAGGGCGGCGAGTTTGAACTGACCGAAGGCATGCGCGCGCGCGGCATCCGGCTGTCGGTCGCCTACTCGACCTCGATCTACTACACCGGCTTCAACATGCTCGACCCCGTCGTCGGCGGCGACAGCGAGCGCGCGCGCAAACTGCGCCTCGCCCTGTCCATTGCGATGGACACCGGCGAGTTCATCTCGATCTTCCAGAACGGGCGCGGCATCCCGGCGCAGGGGCCGCTGCCGCCGGGCATCTTCGGCCACCGCGACGGCGAGGCCGGCGTCAACCGCCGCGTCTATGACTGGCGCGGCGGGCGCGCCGTGCGCAAGCCGCTGGCCGAGGCGCGCCGCCTGCTCGCCGAGGCCGGCTACAAGGACGGCATGGACCGCGAGACCGGCAAGCCGCTGGTGCTCTACTTCGACGCGACCGGCATCGGCCCCGACGCCAAGTCGTGGCTTAACTGGGTGCGAAAGCAGTTCGCGAAACTCGATCTTCAACTGGTCATGCGCAACACCGACTGGAACCGCTTTCAGGACAAAATGCGGGAAGGCAACGCGCAGATTTTCCGGCTCGGCTGGAACGCCGACTACCCCGACCCGGAGAACTTTTTTTTCCTGCTCTACGGGCCGAACTCGAAAGTGGCGCACCAGGGCGAAAACGCCGCGAATTACCGCAACCCGCGTTTTGACCGGCTGTTTGAGGAGATGCGCAGTCTGCCGAACACGCCGCGCCGCCTGGAGTTGATTGACGAGATGAACGAGGTGCTGCGCCGCGACGCGCCGTGGATCTGGGGCTTTCACCCCAAGTCCTTCGTGCTGCACCACGAATGGCTCGCCAACGCCAAGCCGAACCTGATGGCGCACAACGGCCTGAAGTACCTGAAGCTCGACAGCGCGCGGCGCGCCCGCCTGCGCGACGAATGGAACCGCCCGCGCACCGGCCCGGTCGCCGTTCTCGCCGGCGCGCTGGCGCTGTTCCTGATGCCGGCGGTCGCAATCTACCGCAGGCGCCGCCGCGAGACCGTGCTGTGA
- a CDS encoding enoyl-ACP reductase, whose translation MKLLDGKRALITGVAGNRSIAWGIAQAMRREGAELAFTFQNERLRGRVEELAAQCGAGITLPCDVQNDAEITALFAALGERWPQLDILVHSIAYAPREELGGDYVGNASRAGFTTAHETSCYSLTALAAGARPLMQSGGAVLTLTYYGAEKVVPNYNVMGLAKASLEANVRYLADCLGPQGTRVNAISAGPIKTLAASGIGDFRKMLEHVERTAPLRRNVSIDEVGNAAAFLCSDCASGVTGEILHVDAGYNLIGMSAGPQSPAGGR comes from the coding sequence ATGAAACTGCTGGACGGAAAACGCGCGCTGATCACCGGCGTCGCCGGTAACCGCTCGATCGCGTGGGGCATCGCGCAGGCGATGCGGCGCGAAGGCGCCGAACTGGCCTTCACCTTTCAGAACGAGCGGCTGCGCGGGCGCGTCGAGGAACTCGCCGCGCAATGCGGCGCCGGCATCACGCTGCCGTGCGATGTGCAGAACGACGCCGAAATCACCGCGCTGTTCGCGGCGCTCGGCGAACGCTGGCCGCAACTGGACATCCTGGTGCATTCCATCGCCTACGCGCCGCGCGAGGAACTCGGCGGCGACTATGTCGGCAACGCCAGCCGCGCCGGCTTCACGACGGCGCACGAGACCAGTTGCTACAGCCTGACGGCGCTGGCGGCGGGCGCCAGGCCGCTGATGCAATCCGGCGGCGCGGTGCTGACGCTGACCTACTACGGCGCCGAGAAAGTCGTGCCGAACTACAATGTGATGGGGCTTGCCAAGGCGAGCCTCGAGGCCAATGTTCGCTATCTCGCCGACTGCCTCGGGCCGCAGGGCACGCGCGTTAACGCGATTTCGGCGGGGCCGATCAAGACGCTGGCCGCCTCCGGCATCGGCGATTTCCGCAAGATGCTGGAGCATGTCGAGCGCACCGCGCCGCTCCGCAGGAATGTCTCGATAGACGAGGTCGGCAACGCCGCGGCTTTTCTGTGCTCGGACTGCGCCAGCGGCGTCACCGGCGAAATCCTGCATGTGGACGCCGGCTACAACCTCATCGGCATGAGCGCCGGCCCGCAATCGCCCGCAGGCGGGCGTTAG
- a CDS encoding dicarboxylate/amino acid:cation symporter, with product MKKIPLHWQILIALILAVVVGLPTTTETMLFGVRLYDIMGFFGQMFMNALRMIVIPLVFASIVSGVASVAGDHGFGRLGAKTFVYYLATSLFSIVTGLTLVNLIQPGAFFTGDPESLGLSTDASEVMEKVGGRGFGDLVGVFLRMIPVNVFQAAAEGQFLAVIFFAVLFGYFTAKVREEFASPMVDFWEAMYRVMMKITLWVIKFAPIGVFALVGKVVMSSGLDVFKILLLFFITVLSALAVHFFVVLPLILRFAAGISPVAYVKAMLPAVLMAFSTASSSSTLPVTMECARDRVGASNRVSGFVLPLGATVNMDGTALYECVAVIFIAQVYGVELDIATQFIVVMLALLTSVGVAGVPAASLVAITLILAAVGLPVEAIALILAVDRVLDMCRTSVNVYSDACATGVVARSEKEKLLV from the coding sequence ATGAAAAAAATCCCCCTGCACTGGCAAATCCTGATTGCATTGATTCTGGCCGTCGTCGTCGGGCTGCCGACGACGACCGAAACCATGCTGTTCGGCGTGCGGCTCTACGACATCATGGGCTTTTTCGGCCAGATGTTCATGAACGCGCTCAGGATGATCGTCATTCCGCTGGTGTTCGCGTCCATCGTCTCCGGCGTCGCGTCGGTCGCAGGCGACCACGGCTTCGGGCGCCTCGGCGCCAAGACCTTCGTCTATTATCTCGCCACCAGCCTGTTCTCGATTGTCACCGGCCTGACGCTGGTCAACCTGATTCAGCCCGGCGCCTTTTTCACCGGCGACCCGGAGAGCCTCGGCCTGTCAACCGATGCGTCCGAGGTCATGGAGAAAGTCGGCGGGCGCGGCTTCGGCGACCTCGTCGGCGTGTTTCTGCGGATGATTCCGGTCAATGTGTTCCAGGCCGCCGCCGAGGGCCAGTTTCTCGCGGTGATTTTCTTCGCGGTGCTGTTCGGCTACTTCACGGCCAAGGTGCGCGAGGAATTCGCGTCGCCGATGGTGGATTTCTGGGAGGCGATGTACCGGGTCATGATGAAAATCACGCTGTGGGTCATCAAATTCGCGCCCATCGGCGTGTTCGCGCTGGTCGGCAAGGTGGTGATGTCTTCCGGGCTGGATGTGTTCAAGATTCTGCTGCTGTTTTTCATCACCGTGCTGTCGGCGCTCGCGGTGCACTTTTTCGTCGTGCTGCCGCTGATTCTGCGCTTCGCCGCGGGGATTTCCCCGGTCGCCTATGTCAAGGCGATGCTGCCCGCCGTGCTGATGGCGTTCTCGACCGCGTCTTCGTCCTCGACGCTGCCGGTCACGATGGAGTGCGCCCGCGACCGCGTCGGCGCCTCGAACCGCGTCAGCGGCTTTGTGCTGCCGCTGGGGGCGACCGTCAACATGGACGGCACCGCGCTCTACGAGTGCGTCGCCGTCATATTCATCGCCCAGGTGTACGGCGTTGAACTGGACATTGCGACGCAGTTCATCGTCGTGATGCTGGCGCTGCTGACCTCGGTCGGCGTCGCTGGCGTGCCCGCCGCGAGCCTCGTCGCCATCACGCTGATTCTGGCCGCCGTCGGCCTGCCGGTCGAGGCCATCGCGCTGATACTCGCGGTGGACCGCGTGCTCGACATGTGCCGCACCAGCGTCAATGTGTACAGCGACGCCTGCGCCACCGGCGTCGTCGCGCGCAGCGAGAAGGAAAAACTGCTGGTCTGA